The following are encoded in a window of Solidesulfovibrio magneticus RS-1 genomic DNA:
- a CDS encoding MFS transporter, with protein MQDTVQIRLGEETAPELGRGTIALLAGAAGLSVASLYYNQPMLGILAGEFAAEPSSVSWVAVLTQFGYALGLVALAPLGDRFERRGLIALTFAGLALALFGAALAPGLGTMLAASLLVGVLATVAQQVVPMAAHLAGEARRGSVVGTVMAGLLTGILLSRTVSGLVAAYADWRDVYAGAALAALAASVVLVARLPRVEPTTTLSYGRILLSLAGLFRRHAALRRAGMVQALLFAGFVAFWAELAFYLERPPFSQGSAMAGLLGLVGAVGVVAAPLVGRLADRGGKGRLVTLGAAALAAGFAVMGLFPGSWIGLVAGIVLVDVGLQSALVANQARIYGLDPAARSRINTVFMAVMFLGGGLGSALGAQAFAALGWNGVWGLGLACGLAALAVERFGRCPA; from the coding sequence ATGCAAGACACCGTACAAATACGCCTTGGCGAGGAAACGGCCCCGGAACTGGGGCGGGGAACCATCGCCCTTCTGGCCGGCGCGGCCGGCCTGTCCGTGGCCAGCTTGTATTACAACCAGCCCATGCTGGGCATTTTGGCTGGGGAATTCGCTGCCGAGCCGTCCTCTGTGTCCTGGGTGGCCGTGTTGACCCAGTTCGGCTACGCCCTGGGGCTTGTTGCCCTGGCTCCGCTGGGGGACCGGTTCGAGCGGCGGGGGCTTATCGCCCTGACCTTTGCCGGCCTGGCCCTGGCCCTTTTCGGGGCGGCCCTGGCCCCGGGCTTGGGGACCATGCTGGCGGCCAGCCTGCTCGTCGGGGTTCTGGCCACGGTGGCCCAGCAGGTGGTGCCCATGGCCGCCCATCTGGCCGGCGAAGCACGGCGGGGAAGCGTGGTCGGCACGGTCATGGCCGGCCTGTTGACCGGCATATTGCTGTCGCGCACGGTCAGCGGCCTGGTGGCGGCCTATGCCGACTGGCGCGACGTCTACGCCGGGGCCGCTCTGGCTGCCCTGGCCGCCAGCGTCGTGCTGGTGGCCAGGCTTCCCCGGGTGGAGCCAACGACGACGCTGTCCTATGGCCGCATCCTGCTGTCCCTGGCCGGGCTCTTTCGCCGCCACGCCGCGCTGCGTCGGGCCGGAATGGTCCAGGCCCTGCTCTTTGCCGGGTTCGTGGCCTTCTGGGCCGAGCTGGCCTTTTATCTGGAACGCCCGCCCTTTTCCCAGGGCAGCGCCATGGCCGGCTTGCTCGGGCTGGTGGGGGCGGTGGGCGTGGTGGCCGCGCCCCTGGTCGGACGGCTGGCCGACCGGGGCGGCAAGGGCCGGCTGGTGACGTTGGGGGCGGCGGCGCTTGCGGCCGGATTCGCCGTCATGGGGCTTTTCCCGGGCTCCTGGATCGGCCTTGTGGCCGGCATCGTGCTCGTGGACGTGGGGCTGCAGTCGGCGCTGGTGGCCAACCAGGCCCGCATCTACGGCCTGGACCCGGCCGCCCGCAGCCGGATCAACACGGTGTTCATGGCCGTCATGTTCCTGGGCGGCGGGCTGGGTTCGGCCCTGGGGGCGCAAGCGTTTGCCGCCCTGGGCTGGAACGGGGTATGGGGGCTTGGCTTGGCCTGCGGCCTGGCCGCCCTAGCCGTGGAGCGGTTTGGCCGATGCCCGGCCTGA
- a CDS encoding TetR/AcrR family transcriptional regulator — MPAPSPKRPPGRPRSDAARQAILEAADGLLAEVGFAGLTMEGIAARAGVGKATVYRWWPSKGAVAMEAFLAGLTPRIAYPHTDCAVDDVVTQMLRLAEAYRGAGGRVVCELIALGQADPEAMAVFLDGYLLPRREAGKEVLRRGVAAGQIRPDADLDAMVDALYAPIFLRILLRHQPLDDDFIRHVADLVFSGLRPR; from the coding sequence ATGCCAGCCCCTTCGCCCAAACGTCCCCCCGGCCGCCCCCGCAGCGACGCCGCCAGACAGGCCATCCTCGAAGCCGCCGACGGCTTGCTGGCCGAGGTGGGCTTTGCCGGGCTGACCATGGAGGGCATCGCCGCCCGGGCCGGGGTGGGCAAGGCCACGGTCTACCGCTGGTGGCCGAGCAAGGGCGCGGTGGCCATGGAGGCCTTCCTGGCCGGGCTCACTCCCCGCATCGCCTATCCCCACACGGATTGCGCCGTGGACGACGTCGTGACCCAGATGCTGCGCCTGGCCGAGGCCTACCGGGGAGCCGGCGGTCGGGTGGTGTGCGAACTCATTGCCCTGGGCCAGGCCGATCCCGAGGCCATGGCCGTTTTTCTGGACGGCTATCTGCTGCCGCGTCGCGAGGCGGGCAAGGAGGTGCTGCGCCGGGGCGTGGCCGCCGGCCAGATTCGCCCCGACGCCGATCTCGACGCTATGGTCGATGCGCTCTACGCGCCGATTTTCCTGCGCATTCTCCTGCGCCACCAGCCTCTTGACGACGACTTCATCCGCCACGTCGCCGATCTCGTCTTTTCCGGCCTGCGACCGCGCTGA
- a CDS encoding cation:proton antiporter family protein: MLVILVSFAFAFGMVLSRVGLPPMVGFLAAGFAYNFLGLTRPPGLDAAADLGITLLLFSIGLKLDVRGLLKPIIWASSTAQMLLSTSFTFAMLLAVKQLGVSPLFALDWPILLMLGFALSFSSTVFAVKALEEKGDMSAFYGVVAIGVLIMQDLFAVLYLAISEGKIPSVWAVAVLALPFLRPVFFWLMDKSGRGELFILCGLFYALGVGAEGFNLVHLKPDLGALVMGVLVAGHPRASELSKALFGFKELMLVGFFLSVGMKGLPSGEMLAAALFLCLLLPFKTGIYHLVVSRFGLRPCTSLFTALTLTNYSEFGLIVAAIASRKGALSPDWLLVIAMAVSLSFLIGAPLSARSEAVYRAMVGWLRRFEPRKPHPHEVAIDLGTTRAVILGMGRIGMGAYDELRQSYGDSVLGVEHVPARADRNREQGRNVIVGDACDTEFWLKLRNGHACEMVILAMPNHHGNMFAARQLRNLGFTGHVAAVARYPEEVEELAALGVCAVFNMYERAGAGLARHAMEACTLPG, from the coding sequence ATGCTGGTCATTCTCGTAAGCTTCGCCTTTGCCTTCGGCATGGTCCTGTCCCGGGTCGGCCTACCGCCCATGGTCGGTTTCCTGGCCGCCGGATTCGCCTACAACTTCCTGGGCCTGACCCGCCCGCCCGGACTCGACGCGGCGGCCGACCTCGGCATCACGTTGCTGCTGTTCTCCATCGGCCTCAAACTCGACGTCCGGGGACTGCTCAAGCCCATCATCTGGGCCAGCTCCACCGCCCAGATGCTCCTGTCCACAAGCTTCACCTTCGCCATGCTCCTGGCCGTCAAACAGCTCGGCGTCAGCCCGCTTTTCGCCCTGGACTGGCCCATCCTGCTCATGCTCGGCTTTGCCCTGTCGTTTTCAAGCACCGTCTTCGCGGTCAAGGCCCTGGAAGAAAAAGGCGACATGTCGGCCTTCTACGGCGTGGTGGCCATCGGCGTCCTCATCATGCAGGACCTGTTCGCCGTGCTCTACCTGGCCATCTCCGAAGGCAAGATCCCGTCGGTCTGGGCCGTGGCCGTGCTGGCCCTGCCCTTTTTGCGGCCAGTGTTTTTCTGGCTCATGGACAAGTCCGGCCGGGGCGAGCTCTTCATTCTGTGCGGCCTGTTCTACGCCCTGGGCGTGGGCGCGGAAGGATTTAACCTCGTGCACTTGAAGCCCGACCTCGGCGCGCTGGTCATGGGCGTTTTGGTGGCCGGCCATCCCCGGGCCTCGGAACTGTCCAAGGCGCTGTTCGGCTTCAAGGAACTCATGCTGGTGGGCTTTTTCCTGTCCGTGGGCATGAAGGGCCTGCCAAGCGGCGAAATGCTGGCCGCCGCCCTGTTCCTGTGCCTGCTGCTGCCCTTTAAGACCGGCATCTACCATCTGGTCGTCAGCCGCTTCGGCCTGCGGCCGTGTACCAGCCTCTTTACCGCCCTGACCCTGACCAACTATTCGGAATTCGGCCTCATCGTCGCGGCCATCGCTTCCCGCAAAGGCGCGCTGTCCCCGGACTGGCTCCTGGTCATCGCCATGGCCGTGAGCCTGAGCTTCCTTATCGGCGCGCCCCTTAGCGCCCGGTCCGAGGCCGTCTACCGGGCCATGGTCGGCTGGCTGCGCCGCTTCGAACCCCGAAAACCCCATCCCCACGAAGTCGCCATCGACCTCGGCACGACCCGGGCCGTCATCCTCGGCATGGGCCGCATCGGCATGGGAGCCTACGACGAACTGCGCCAGAGCTACGGCGATTCGGTCCTGGGCGTGGAACACGTGCCGGCTCGGGCCGACCGCAACCGGGAACAAGGGCGCAACGTCATCGTGGGCGACGCCTGCGACACCGAATTCTGGCTCAAGCTGCGCAACGGCCACGCCTGCGAAATGGTCATCCTGGCCATGCCCAACCACCACGGCAACATGTTCGCCGCCCGCCAACTGCGAAACCTGGGCTTCACCGGCCATGTGGCCGCCGTGGCCCGCTACCCCGAGGAAGTCGAGGAACTGGCCGCCCTTGGGGTGTGCGCCGTCTTCAACATGTACGAACGCGCCGGAGCCGGCCTGGCCCGCCACGCCATGGAAGCCTGCACCCTGCCGGGGTGA